In a single window of the Acidimicrobiales bacterium genome:
- the aspS gene encoding aspartate--tRNA ligase has product MRTDYCGTLTPEHVGRTVTLCGWVGRRREHGEHLAFVDLRDHTGLVQCVVDGAHDIRNEYVLKVTGTVRHRPEGTTNPNLPTGEVEVGDCDVEVLSTAEPPPFPITDRIEADETVRLRHRYLDLRRDRMQRNLRTRAKVNSAIRKAMERQGFVEIETPMLIASTPEGARDFVVPSRLKPGSFYALPQSPQLFKQLSMVGGIDRYYQIARCLRDEDLRADRQFEFMQLDAEMSFATQEDVFAAISEAVADATEAATGTRPSEVPRMTHAEAAERFGSDKPDVRFGMELVELTPVFAATEFNAFKAACVKGIRVPGEGQATRNRLDALTDMAKRFGAKGLVWMRVADGNTLDSPVAKFLSDDELQGIASTLEAQPGDLLLLVADERRTAQHVLGLLRLELGKPPVNEGGFHFLWVTDFPLFEAVDEATGKPVPAHHPFTMPHPDDMEKLDTDPLAVRSQAYDLVVNGWELGSGSVRIHRGDVQQRIFGLLGIGAEEAQAKFGFLLDAFRYGAPPHAGFAFGIDRLVAILCGEENIREVIAFPKTQSGLDPLTGAPSEIDPKQLTELGIRLLPPPQN; this is encoded by the coding sequence ATGAGGACCGACTACTGCGGCACCCTGACTCCCGAGCACGTCGGGCGCACCGTCACCCTGTGCGGCTGGGTAGGCCGGCGCCGGGAGCACGGCGAGCACCTGGCCTTCGTCGACCTGCGCGATCACACCGGCCTCGTGCAGTGCGTGGTCGACGGCGCCCACGACATCCGCAACGAGTACGTCCTCAAGGTCACCGGCACCGTCCGCCACCGCCCCGAAGGCACCACCAACCCCAACCTGCCCACCGGCGAGGTCGAGGTCGGCGACTGCGACGTCGAGGTGCTGTCGACCGCCGAGCCGCCCCCGTTCCCCATCACCGACCGCATCGAGGCCGACGAGACCGTCCGCCTGCGCCACCGCTACCTCGACCTGCGCCGCGACCGCATGCAGCGCAACCTGCGCACCCGGGCCAAGGTGAACAGCGCCATCCGCAAGGCCATGGAGCGCCAGGGCTTCGTGGAGATCGAGACGCCCATGCTCATCGCCTCCACCCCGGAAGGCGCCCGCGACTTCGTGGTGCCCAGCCGCCTCAAGCCCGGCAGCTTCTACGCCCTGCCCCAGAGCCCGCAGCTGTTCAAGCAGCTCAGCATGGTGGGCGGCATCGATCGGTACTACCAGATCGCCCGCTGCCTCAGGGACGAGGACCTGCGCGCCGATCGGCAGTTCGAGTTCATGCAGCTCGACGCCGAAATGAGCTTCGCCACCCAGGAGGACGTCTTCGCCGCCATCTCCGAGGCGGTGGCCGACGCCACCGAGGCAGCCACCGGCACACGCCCGTCCGAAGTGCCCCGCATGACGCATGCGGAGGCGGCCGAGCGCTTCGGCAGCGACAAGCCCGACGTGCGTTTCGGCATGGAACTGGTCGAGCTCACGCCGGTCTTCGCCGCCACCGAGTTCAACGCCTTCAAGGCCGCCTGCGTCAAGGGCATCCGCGTGCCCGGCGAAGGGCAGGCCACCCGCAACCGCCTCGACGCCCTCACCGACATGGCCAAGCGCTTCGGCGCCAAGGGCCTGGTCTGGATGCGCGTGGCCGACGGCAACACCCTCGACTCGCCGGTGGCCAAGTTCCTCAGCGACGACGAGCTGCAGGGCATCGCCTCGACCCTTGAAGCCCAGCCCGGCGACCTCCTGCTGCTGGTGGCCGACGAGCGCCGCACCGCCCAGCACGTGCTCGGCCTGCTCCGCCTGGAACTGGGCAAGCCCCCCGTCAACGAAGGCGGTTTCCACTTTCTTTGGGTGACCGACTTCCCCCTGTTCGAGGCCGTCGACGAGGCCACGGGCAAGCCCGTCCCCGCCCACCACCCGTTCACCATGCCGCACCCCGACGACATGGAGAAGCTCGACACCGACCCGCTGGCCGTGCGCAGCCAGGCCTACGACCTCGTCGTCAACGGCTGGGAACTGGGCTCGGGCAGCGTGCGGATCCACCGGGGCGACGTGCAGCAGCGCATCTTCGGCCTACTGGGCATCGGCGCCGAAGAGGCCCAGGCCAAGTTCGGCTTCCTGCTCGACGCCTTCCGCTACGGCGCCCCGCCGCACGCGGGCTTCGCCTTCGGCATCGACCGCTTGGTCGCCATCCTCTGCGGCGAGGAGAACATCCGGGAGGTCATCGCCTTCCCCAAGACCCAGTCGGGCCTCGACCCCCTTACCGGCGCGCCCAGCGAGATCGACCCCAAGCAGCTCACCGAGTTGGGCATCCGCTTGCTGCCCCCGCCGCAGAACTAG
- a CDS encoding ATP-binding protein: MTTDEVATRLRDERFAHEARIVGIRNFTTPSLEAVERRRSELWTVAFLAMVCMAIAVILLSINKEAADVVKQPAFRVAVLGVTVVLAAYVLEKERHLRKLTRLLMDERVLTAALSNRLKELAMLCEVGKAVNSVLDLDQVLGIILSSATELLEGSSGSVMLFDGDQLRVVSEQGNPSAFDAHVAMGDGISGQVALLREPMLINGRVESSRRIAVESAMSVPLLNRDELLGVLNVNGSRERVFTEYDLRALTLFADHAAVAIANARLYEAERVHVAELLELDRMKSEFIATVSHELRTPLTSIMGCTRTMQRKELPAEVTAEFLQMIERQGQRLLALIEDVLDVQRAGAVDEVGIVPLDVRLLLEEVQRVQAAAEREVRLGVVPHLVVLGDRPSLERVFTNLVDNAHTHGGGNVTIEVAAVLDGDMPSALVSVLDRGRGVDPDDAERIFERFKRGPGAFSPGMGLGLYMVRSLVEAQGGRVWVTPRDGGGAAFRVLLPCTAQEA, from the coding sequence GTGACAACCGACGAGGTGGCGACGCGCCTGCGCGACGAGCGCTTCGCCCACGAGGCGCGCATCGTCGGCATCCGCAACTTCACCACGCCCTCGTTGGAGGCCGTCGAGCGCCGCCGCTCCGAACTGTGGACGGTCGCCTTCCTGGCCATGGTGTGCATGGCCATCGCCGTCATCCTCCTGAGCATCAACAAGGAGGCGGCCGATGTCGTCAAGCAACCCGCCTTCCGAGTCGCCGTGCTCGGCGTCACCGTGGTGCTCGCCGCCTACGTGCTGGAGAAGGAACGCCACCTCCGCAAGCTGACCCGCCTGCTCATGGACGAACGGGTGCTGACTGCCGCCCTGTCGAACCGCCTCAAGGAGCTGGCCATGCTCTGCGAGGTGGGCAAGGCGGTGAACTCCGTCCTCGACCTCGACCAGGTGCTCGGGATCATCCTGTCGAGCGCCACCGAGCTGCTCGAAGGCTCCAGCGGTTCGGTCATGCTCTTCGACGGCGACCAGCTGCGAGTGGTGTCCGAGCAGGGCAACCCGTCGGCCTTCGACGCGCACGTAGCCATGGGCGACGGCATCTCCGGCCAGGTGGCGCTGCTGCGCGAACCCATGCTGATCAACGGACGGGTGGAGTCGTCGCGCCGAATCGCGGTGGAGAGCGCCATGAGCGTCCCCCTGCTCAACCGGGACGAACTGCTGGGCGTGCTCAACGTCAACGGCAGCCGTGAGCGGGTGTTCACTGAGTACGACCTGCGGGCGCTGACGCTCTTCGCCGACCACGCGGCGGTCGCCATCGCCAACGCCCGCCTGTACGAGGCGGAACGGGTGCACGTGGCCGAACTGCTCGAGCTCGACCGCATGAAGTCGGAGTTCATCGCCACCGTCAGCCACGAACTGCGCACGCCGCTGACCTCGATCATGGGCTGCACCCGCACCATGCAGCGCAAGGAACTGCCCGCCGAAGTGACGGCCGAGTTCCTGCAGATGATCGAACGCCAAGGCCAGCGCCTGCTCGCCCTCATCGAAGACGTGCTCGACGTGCAGCGGGCGGGCGCCGTCGACGAGGTCGGCATCGTCCCCCTCGACGTGCGGCTCCTGCTCGAAGAGGTGCAGCGCGTGCAGGCGGCGGCCGAGCGAGAGGTCCGCCTCGGCGTGGTGCCCCACCTGGTGGTGCTGGGCGACCGCCCCAGCCTGGAGCGGGTGTTCACCAACCTGGTCGACAACGCCCACACGCATGGCGGGGGCAACGTGACCATCGAGGTGGCCGCCGTGCTCGACGGCGACATGCCGTCGGCCCTTGTCTCGGTGCTCGACCGTGGGCGCGGCGTCGACCCCGACGACGCCGAGCGCATCTTCGAGCGCTTCAAGCGAGGCCCCGGGGCGTTCTCGCCGGGCATGGGGCTCGGCCTCTACATGGTGCGCTCGTTGGTCGAGGCCCAAGGCGGCCGCGTGTGGGTGACGCCTCGGGACGGCGGCGGCGCTGCCTTCCGGGTGCTGCTGCCCTGCACCGCGCAGGAGGCGTAG
- a CDS encoding replication-associated recombination protein A gives MTAPDDLFAAALDERLAQQAPLAARMRPRSIDEVAGQEHLLGAGAPLRALIESDRLSSIILWGPPGTGKTTLARLIADATSRVFVPLSAVTAGVKDVREVVEAARRRLAENGRGTILFLDEVHRFNKSQQDALLPSVEDGTLTLVGATTENPYFEVNAPLLSRSTLFRLEPLSPEALRSILDRALAAEGATADDDALDFIVNLVDGDARAALTTLEVALALADGAVSLADVEAARSARALRYERDDHYDIVSAFIKSIRGSDVDGGLYWLARMLAAGEDARFIARRLVILASEDVGMADPMSLLVADAAARAVEFVGLPEAQLNLAQAVIHLATAPKSNSVITALGAAQADVRERPAGPVPPQLRDSHYKSAKKLGHGVGYRYPHDDPRGWVEQEYRPDEVADRTYYEPSPHGREADIARRWQERRGITD, from the coding sequence GTGACGGCGCCCGACGACCTCTTTGCTGCCGCCCTCGACGAACGCCTGGCCCAGCAGGCGCCGCTGGCCGCCCGCATGCGCCCCCGGTCGATCGACGAGGTGGCGGGCCAGGAGCACCTGCTCGGGGCCGGCGCCCCCTTGCGGGCGCTCATCGAGTCGGACCGCCTGTCGTCGATCATCCTGTGGGGCCCGCCGGGCACCGGCAAGACCACCCTGGCCCGGCTCATCGCCGATGCCACCAGCCGGGTGTTCGTGCCGCTGTCGGCGGTCACCGCAGGGGTGAAGGACGTGCGCGAGGTGGTGGAGGCCGCTCGTCGCCGCCTGGCCGAGAACGGACGGGGCACGATCTTGTTCCTCGACGAGGTCCACCGCTTCAACAAGTCGCAGCAGGACGCGCTCCTGCCATCGGTGGAGGACGGCACGCTGACGCTGGTGGGGGCCACCACCGAGAACCCGTACTTCGAGGTGAACGCCCCGCTGCTGAGCCGCTCGACCTTGTTCCGGCTGGAGCCGCTGTCGCCAGAGGCACTGCGGTCGATCCTCGACCGGGCGCTGGCCGCCGAGGGGGCGACGGCCGACGACGACGCGCTCGACTTCATCGTGAACCTGGTCGACGGCGACGCCCGGGCCGCGCTCACCACCCTGGAGGTGGCGTTGGCCCTGGCCGACGGCGCCGTGTCGTTGGCCGACGTGGAAGCGGCCCGGTCGGCCCGCGCCCTGCGCTACGAACGCGACGACCACTACGACATCGTTTCCGCCTTCATCAAGAGCATCCGCGGCTCCGACGTCGACGGCGGCCTCTACTGGCTGGCCCGCATGCTGGCCGCCGGTGAGGACGCCCGGTTCATCGCCCGCCGGCTGGTGATCCTGGCGTCGGAGGACGTGGGCATGGCCGACCCCATGTCGCTGCTGGTGGCCGACGCCGCCGCCCGGGCCGTGGAGTTCGTGGGGCTGCCCGAGGCGCAGCTGAACCTGGCGCAGGCGGTCATCCACTTGGCCACGGCGCCCAAGTCGAACTCGGTCATCACCGCCCTGGGCGCCGCCCAGGCCGACGTGCGCGAACGGCCCGCCGGGCCGGTGCCTCCCCAGTTGCGCGACTCCCACTACAAGAGCGCCAAGAAGCTCGGCCACGGCGTGGGCTATCGCTACCCCCACGACGACCCCCGCGGGTGGGTGGAGCAGGAGTACCGGCCCGACGAGGTGGCCGACCGCACCTACTACGAGCCGTCACCCCACGGGCGGGAGGCCGACATCGCCCGCCGCTGGCAGGAGCGCCGCGGCATCACCGACTGA
- a CDS encoding DUF948 domain-containing protein, whose product MSGGEVAAVIASVALVVAVVALLFALVALTRTLGTLRTAVEDLRRETLPVLHDLRTTVGTANAELTRVDSLLTTAESVGATVDSASRLAYLAFSNPVIKVLALASGTGRAARRLRRTTPR is encoded by the coding sequence ATGAGCGGTGGGGAAGTCGCAGCCGTTATCGCGTCGGTGGCACTGGTGGTCGCCGTCGTCGCCCTCCTGTTCGCCTTGGTGGCGCTGACCCGCACCCTGGGCACCCTGCGCACCGCGGTCGAGGACCTGCGGCGGGAGACCCTTCCTGTCCTCCACGACCTGCGCACCACGGTGGGCACGGCCAACGCCGAACTCACCCGGGTCGACTCCCTGCTCACCACGGCCGAGTCCGTGGGCGCCACCGTCGACTCGGCCAGCAGGCTGGCCTACCTGGCCTTCTCCAACCCGGTCATCAAGGTCCTCGCCCTGGCCAGCGGCACCGGCCGGGCCGCCCGCCGCCTCCGCCGCACCACCCCGCGCTGA